A portion of the Lolium rigidum isolate FL_2022 chromosome 1, APGP_CSIRO_Lrig_0.1, whole genome shotgun sequence genome contains these proteins:
- the LOC124683289 gene encoding kinetochore protein NUF2 homolog, producing the protein MASGFGFPMLSAAEIAESVVQFGIAPVANLRPEDIAKPQPDLLPAILARFLASFVDAPGDDDDGQLGFSDLAGLDNPEHHLEAIRVLRLHNKSRAFLDSIQFKDFTLADLLRPTPRRVLEVLSALINFLFYREEKLNLLQPIVNDVPDYHQRTVDLKSRIAELQKEIADHELAEQMEEPMAQQLEADLNALQQKVQVYNKQQLALRAKSSAITDKKEEIHRKITQADFELTKHAQENSKLRSKLVKSPEKVQRALEEKKSVRAKLKESEKTATQNVQEKTATLELLNKAHEKLAKQHTKIQDVQEQLAAAKTVEKEVKSRKAKLNDESLTVRSFDAQIIEWQGKVHEMEDRLKTKVKERNQIIADENQKLGALKSEIECKLQCLEPREKKVEAMIAKASKLCSEAASVRTAATSEQQKIRAKFDNILKAFNTYMDNINPFLERLEEVGRQLAEDDSSAPKASATSKKSRARKRT; encoded by the exons atgGCGTCCGGCTTCGGGTTCCCAATGCTGTCGGCGGCGGAGATTGCGGAGTCCGTGGTCCAGTTCGGCATCGCCCCCGTCGCTAACCTCCGCCCCGAGGACATCGCCAAGCCCCAGCCGGATCTGCTCCCCGCCATCCTCGCCCGCTTCCTCGCCTCCTTCGTCGATGCCCCCGG GGACGACGACGACGGGCAGCTAGGGTTCAGCGACCTGGCGGGGCTGGACAACCCGGAGCACCACCTGGAGGCCATCCGGGTGCTGCGCCTCCACAACAAGTCgcgggccttcctcgactccatccagTTCAAGGACTTCACGCTCGCCGACCTGCTCCGCCCCACCCCGCGCCGCGTCCTCGAGGTCCTCAGCGCCCTCATCAACTTCCTCTTCTACAGGGAGGAGAAGCTCAACCTCCTGCAGCCCATCGTCAACGACGTCCCCGACTACCACCAGCGCACAGTGGACCTCAAGTCCAGGATCGCCGAG CTTCAGAAGGAGATTGCCGACCATGAGCTCGCCGAGCAGATGGAGGAGCCCATGGCCCAGCAGCTGGAAGCGGACCTCAATGCTCTGCAGCAGAAAGTTCAGGTTTACAACAAGCAGCAGTTGGCCCTGCGAGCAAAATCTTCGGCCATCACTGACAAGAAAGAGGAAATCCACAGGAAG ATAACCCAGGCCGATTTTGAGTTGACTAAACATGCCCAAGAAAACTCCAAACTGAGGTCCAAACTAGTTAAGTCTCCAGAAAAGGTTCAG AGGGCCTTGGAAGAGAAGAAATCAGTTCGTGCTAAGTTGAAGGAGTCTGAGAAAACAGCAACGCAAAATGTTCAAGAAAAAACTGCCACTTTGGAGTTACTAAATAAG GCTCATGAAAAACTGGCGAAGCAACACACTAAAATCCAGGATGTACAAGAACAG cttgctgctgctaaAACAGTTGAAAAGGAAGTTAAATCTCGCAAAGCTAAGCTTAATGATGAAAGTCTCACAGTCAGGTCCTTTGATGCACAGATTATTGAATGGCAAGGAAAAG TACATGAAATGGAGGACCGTCTCAAGACGAAAGTGAAAGAAAGGAATCAAATAATAGCAGATGAAAATCAGAAACTGGGTGCTTTGAAGTCCGAGATTGAATGTAAACTGCAGTGTCTTGAACCTAGAGAAAAGAAAGTAGAGGCAATGATCGCGAAG GCTTCTAAGTTATGTTCAGAGGCTGCTTCAGTAAGGACTGCTGCCACATCAGAACAACAGAAAATACGTGCAAAGTTCGACAATATTCTGAAGGCG TTCAACACCTACATGGATAATATCAACCCTTTCCTGGAACGACTCGAGGAGGTGGGCAG GCAACTGGCAGAGGACGATAGCTCCGCACCCAAAGCCAGTGCAACAAGCAAGAAGTCAAGGGCTAGGAAAAGGACATGA